One stretch of Caballeronia sp. Lep1P3 DNA includes these proteins:
- a CDS encoding ABC transporter permease has product MNRLKTVARHPLMWPCLTLVALCLLDVAHNPNFLSIRMLDGHLFGAPIDILNRVTPLILVSLGMTLVIATRGIDISVGAIVAIAGATAATILADDSSRVILAIMAALAVGLLAGMWNGLLVAFVGMQPIIATLILMVAGRGVAQLLTGGQIIPISARGYVIVGGGYLASVPCSVWVALGALLLTALLVNRTSLGLFIRAIGVNPVATRLVGLRSSLIVFGVYAFSGLTAAMAGILASSNVRSADGNNAGLLLELDAILAVTLGGTSLLGGRFSLAGTVLGALIIQTLTYTTYSIGVPPEATLVVKAAVVLVVSVIQSSTARTVLLRPFKRMVPLASKEPLAEASK; this is encoded by the coding sequence ATGAATAGACTGAAGACAGTGGCCCGGCATCCGCTCATGTGGCCCTGCTTGACGCTCGTTGCGCTGTGTCTGCTTGATGTCGCGCACAACCCGAACTTCCTTTCCATCCGAATGCTCGATGGCCATCTATTCGGTGCGCCCATCGACATTCTGAATCGCGTTACGCCGCTCATCCTTGTGTCTTTGGGCATGACGCTCGTTATCGCAACGCGCGGCATCGATATCTCTGTCGGCGCGATTGTCGCGATCGCCGGCGCAACGGCCGCCACCATTCTTGCCGACGATTCTTCGCGCGTCATACTTGCGATCATGGCGGCATTGGCGGTCGGCCTGCTTGCGGGCATGTGGAACGGCTTGCTCGTGGCGTTCGTCGGCATGCAGCCGATCATCGCGACGCTCATTCTGATGGTCGCGGGACGAGGCGTCGCGCAGTTGCTCACAGGCGGACAAATCATTCCGATCAGCGCGCGCGGGTACGTGATCGTCGGCGGCGGTTATCTGGCGAGCGTGCCGTGTTCGGTGTGGGTGGCGCTTGGCGCGCTATTGCTTACGGCGTTGCTCGTGAATCGGACGTCGCTTGGTTTGTTCATTCGCGCGATCGGCGTCAATCCGGTTGCGACGCGGCTCGTCGGTCTGCGCTCGAGCCTGATTGTGTTCGGCGTGTATGCATTCTCCGGACTCACTGCGGCGATGGCCGGCATTCTCGCCAGCTCGAACGTGCGCAGCGCAGACGGCAACAATGCAGGCCTGCTGCTCGAACTCGACGCGATCCTTGCCGTCACGCTGGGCGGCACGTCACTTCTCGGTGGACGCTTTAGTCTCGCGGGCACCGTGCTTGGCGCACTCATCATTCAGACGCTCACTTACACGACGTATTCCATTGGTGTGCCGCCCGAAGCGACGCTCGTCGTGAAGGCGGCGGTCGTGCTGGTCGTGAGCGTGATTCAATCGTCGACGGCGCGCACTGTATTGCTGCGCCCATTCAAGCGCATGGTTCCGCTTGCTTCAAAAGAGCCGCTCGCGGAGGCATCCAAATGA
- the yjfF gene encoding galactofuranose ABC transporter, permease protein YjfF yields the protein MKSLIDRATDPRVLPIVVTVALFMALFGFGSIMYTGFFSMQVLFGLLIDNAFLLIVAIGMTFVIVSGGIDLSVGSVVALTTILCAVFAERLHWPVWIILPLVLALGACYGAAMGALIHYFRLQPFIVTLAGMFLARGACFLITTQSITITDPTFRALSGFHLDVGGASITTGALLAIVTLLVAIFVAHFTRFGRNVYAVGGNERSALLMGLPVARTKVGVYALSGLCSALGGVVFTLYVLSGYGLQGQGMELDAIAATVIGGTLLTGGVGYVVGSVFGVGILGTIQTLITFDGTLSSWWTRIVIGALLCAFCLLQRVIERHATRRKSNGTKLGEGMPSKKSHRPIPPDATIEAEPL from the coding sequence ATGAAAAGCCTTATCGACCGCGCAACCGATCCGAGGGTGCTGCCCATTGTCGTCACAGTCGCTTTGTTTATGGCGCTGTTCGGCTTCGGCTCGATCATGTATACCGGCTTCTTTTCGATGCAAGTGCTCTTCGGCTTGCTCATCGACAACGCGTTCCTACTGATCGTCGCCATCGGCATGACGTTCGTTATCGTGTCGGGCGGAATCGATTTGTCTGTCGGATCGGTTGTCGCGCTTACGACGATTCTCTGTGCCGTATTCGCCGAACGCCTGCATTGGCCCGTATGGATCATCCTGCCGCTCGTGCTGGCTTTAGGCGCATGCTATGGCGCCGCAATGGGCGCGCTCATTCATTACTTTCGGCTTCAGCCTTTCATTGTCACGCTTGCCGGAATGTTTCTCGCGCGCGGGGCGTGCTTTCTCATTACGACGCAATCCATCACCATCACCGATCCGACGTTTCGTGCGCTATCCGGCTTTCATCTCGACGTCGGTGGGGCGTCGATCACGACGGGCGCGCTTCTCGCCATCGTCACACTGCTCGTAGCGATCTTCGTCGCGCACTTCACGCGTTTCGGACGCAACGTGTATGCGGTCGGCGGAAACGAGCGGTCCGCGCTTCTCATGGGCTTGCCCGTTGCGCGCACGAAAGTCGGCGTCTATGCGCTGAGCGGATTGTGTTCCGCGCTAGGCGGCGTCGTGTTCACGCTGTATGTGCTGTCCGGCTATGGACTGCAAGGGCAGGGCATGGAACTCGACGCAATCGCTGCAACAGTGATCGGCGGTACGCTTCTCACGGGCGGCGTGGGTTATGTCGTCGGTTCGGTTTTCGGCGTGGGCATTCTCGGCACGATACAGACGTTGATCACTTTTGACGGCACACTCAGTTCCTGGTGGACGCGCATCGTGATCGGCGCGCTGCTCTGCGCGTTCTGCCTGCTTCAACGCGTCATCGAACGACACGCGACGCGTCGCAAGTCAAACGGCACAAAGCTGGGCGAGGGCATGCCTTCGAAGAAATCGCATCGTCCAATACCGCCCGACGCGACGATTGAAGCCGAGCCGCTCTAG
- the deoC gene encoding deoxyribose-phosphate aldolase: MLETASNSIVAWPGKAAAATVARNPGVPFDLAWLEGLRVNQSAVARRASTLGTRRSVKKDAQAAWLLKAITCIDLTTLSGDDTTARVQRLCAKARRPLREDLVDALGMSHIPVTTGAVCVYHRFVKTAVDALAGSGIPVAAVSTGFPAGLNPHALKLREIEASVKDGAKEIDIVVTREHVLTGNWQALYNEMRDFRAACGDAHVKAILATGDIRTLSNVAKASMICMMAGADFIKTSTGKEGVNATLDVSLVMVRMIREYLAHTGVAIGFKPAGGVSTAKSVLQYQILMKEELGREWLEADLFRIGASSLLADIERQLEHHVSGRYSAFNRHPVA; the protein is encoded by the coding sequence ATGCTGGAAACCGCATCGAATTCAATCGTCGCGTGGCCGGGAAAAGCGGCCGCCGCCACAGTTGCGCGCAATCCGGGCGTGCCTTTCGATCTTGCATGGCTAGAGGGACTGCGCGTCAATCAATCGGCTGTCGCGCGACGCGCCTCTACGCTCGGAACGCGCCGTTCCGTCAAGAAAGACGCCCAGGCAGCGTGGCTTCTTAAGGCTATTACGTGCATCGACCTGACGACGCTTAGTGGCGACGACACCACTGCGCGCGTGCAGCGTCTTTGCGCCAAGGCGCGCCGTCCGCTGCGCGAGGACCTGGTCGACGCACTCGGCATGTCTCATATCCCTGTCACAACGGGCGCGGTGTGCGTGTATCACCGCTTCGTCAAGACTGCCGTCGATGCGCTCGCGGGCAGCGGCATTCCCGTCGCGGCCGTGTCGACCGGTTTTCCGGCGGGCCTCAATCCGCATGCCCTCAAGCTGCGCGAGATCGAAGCGTCGGTCAAGGACGGCGCTAAGGAAATCGATATCGTCGTGACGCGCGAGCATGTGCTGACGGGAAACTGGCAAGCGCTTTACAACGAAATGCGCGACTTCCGCGCGGCTTGCGGCGACGCGCACGTCAAGGCCATTCTCGCTACGGGCGACATACGCACGCTCTCGAACGTCGCCAAGGCATCGATGATTTGCATGATGGCCGGCGCCGATTTCATCAAGACATCGACGGGCAAGGAAGGCGTGAACGCGACGCTGGATGTTTCGCTCGTGATGGTCCGCATGATCCGCGAATACCTCGCGCATACGGGCGTCGCAATCGGCTTCAAGCCGGCGGGCGGCGTATCGACCGCCAAGTCGGTGCTGCAATATCAGATTCTCATGAAGGAAGAACTGGGACGCGAATGGCTCGAAGCGGACCTGTTTCGCATCGGCGCCTCGAGTCTGCTCGCCGATATCGAGCGGCAGCTCGAACACCACGTAAGCGGACGTTATTCGGCGTTCAATCGTCATCCGGTCGCATAA
- a CDS encoding aldehyde dehydrogenase family protein, whose protein sequence is MSVAEYFSSMEYGPAPEDDRAVRAWLEQHAGRFGHFINGAWRDSAQEERFDSREPASGRVLASIAQGSGADVDAAVQAAHDALESWQGIGGAGRARHLYALSRTVQRHSRLFAVLESLDNGKPIRESRDIDIPLVSRHFLHHAGWAQLQDREFAEWAPLGVIGQIVPWNFPLLMLAWKIAPALALGNCVVLKPAEYTSLTALLFAELAHRAGLPKGVLNVVTGDGRTGAAIVEHPRVAKIAFTGSTEVGRQIRATTAGSGKSLTLELGGKSPFIVFDDADIDSAVEGVVDAIWFNQGQVCCAGSRLLVQEGIEARFIEKLKRRMETLRIGPSLDKGVDMSAIVDDVQLERIRALVAKGESEGCAIHQPSRVSLPEGGAFFAPTLVTNVAPASTLAQEEIFGPVLVAMSFRTPEEAVALANNTRYGLAASVWSENISRALDVAPRLQCGVVWINATNLFDAAVGFGGYRESGFGREGGREGIYEYLKPRAWAKLPVLAQARAQPPEPDTLVDVGNVSAIDRTAKLFIGGKQARPDSGYSRLVRTPSGEIVGEVAEGNRKDIRNAVAAARGMTKWAAASAHNRAQVLYYLAENLSARADEFARHLVARAGSNERDAKREVDASIARFFTYAAWADKFDGAVHAPPLHGVALAMHEPLGVIGIVCPDEAPLLGFVSLIAPALALGNRVVAVPSETCPLMATDFYQVAETSDVPGGALNIVTGDARALAQTLARHDDVDALWCFHGAALSAMAERESIGNLKRTFVDQGRAFDWHDASSEGVPFLRQAVQVKNIWVPYGD, encoded by the coding sequence ATGAGCGTAGCCGAATACTTTTCTTCGATGGAATACGGACCCGCACCGGAAGACGATCGCGCCGTGCGTGCGTGGCTCGAACAGCACGCTGGCCGCTTCGGTCACTTCATCAACGGTGCCTGGCGGGATAGCGCGCAAGAAGAACGCTTCGATTCCCGCGAGCCCGCGAGCGGCCGCGTGCTTGCATCGATCGCACAAGGTTCCGGAGCCGATGTCGATGCCGCCGTGCAAGCCGCGCACGACGCGCTCGAATCCTGGCAAGGCATCGGCGGCGCGGGGCGCGCGCGGCATCTCTATGCGCTGTCCCGCACGGTTCAAAGGCATAGCCGTCTCTTTGCGGTGCTCGAATCGCTGGATAACGGCAAGCCGATTCGCGAGTCGCGCGATATCGATATCCCCCTTGTTTCAAGGCACTTTCTGCATCATGCCGGTTGGGCGCAACTGCAGGACCGAGAGTTCGCGGAATGGGCGCCGCTCGGCGTCATTGGGCAAATCGTTCCGTGGAATTTTCCGCTATTGATGCTCGCGTGGAAAATCGCGCCCGCGCTTGCGCTTGGCAATTGCGTCGTGCTCAAGCCCGCCGAATATACGTCGCTCACGGCGCTGCTCTTTGCGGAACTTGCGCATCGCGCAGGCCTGCCAAAGGGCGTTCTGAATGTCGTTACCGGCGACGGACGCACGGGCGCGGCGATCGTCGAGCATCCGCGCGTTGCCAAGATTGCTTTCACTGGTTCGACTGAAGTGGGCCGCCAGATTCGCGCGACGACTGCCGGCTCTGGCAAATCGCTAACGCTCGAACTGGGCGGCAAGTCGCCGTTCATCGTATTCGACGACGCCGATATCGATTCCGCGGTCGAAGGCGTGGTCGATGCTATCTGGTTCAATCAAGGTCAAGTGTGCTGCGCGGGCTCCCGTCTGCTCGTGCAGGAAGGCATCGAGGCGCGTTTCATCGAGAAGCTCAAGCGGCGCATGGAGACACTGCGCATTGGGCCGTCGCTGGACAAGGGCGTCGATATGAGCGCAATCGTCGATGACGTCCAGCTCGAACGCATCCGTGCGCTCGTCGCCAAAGGCGAAAGCGAGGGCTGCGCGATTCATCAGCCTTCGCGTGTTTCCTTGCCCGAAGGCGGCGCGTTCTTCGCGCCCACGCTGGTGACGAACGTCGCGCCGGCATCTACGCTCGCGCAAGAGGAAATCTTCGGTCCCGTGCTGGTTGCAATGAGCTTTCGCACGCCAGAGGAGGCCGTCGCGCTTGCCAACAATACGCGTTACGGCCTCGCGGCGAGTGTGTGGAGCGAGAACATCAGCCGCGCGCTCGATGTCGCGCCGCGCCTGCAATGCGGAGTCGTATGGATCAATGCGACCAATCTCTTCGATGCGGCCGTGGGCTTTGGCGGCTATCGCGAATCCGGCTTTGGACGCGAAGGCGGACGCGAGGGCATTTACGAATATCTGAAGCCGCGTGCTTGGGCCAAGCTTCCGGTGCTTGCGCAAGCAAGAGCGCAGCCGCCCGAGCCGGATACGCTCGTCGATGTTGGCAATGTCAGCGCCATCGACCGAACCGCCAAACTCTTTATCGGCGGCAAGCAGGCGCGTCCGGATAGCGGCTATTCGCGGCTCGTGCGCACGCCATCGGGCGAAATTGTCGGCGAAGTGGCCGAGGGCAACCGCAAGGACATTCGAAACGCTGTGGCCGCTGCGCGCGGCATGACGAAATGGGCTGCGGCGAGCGCACACAATCGCGCACAGGTGTTGTATTACCTTGCAGAGAATTTGAGTGCCCGCGCCGATGAATTCGCGCGGCATCTCGTGGCTAGGGCGGGTTCGAACGAGCGCGATGCAAAGCGCGAAGTCGATGCGTCGATTGCGCGCTTCTTCACCTATGCTGCGTGGGCCGACAAGTTCGATGGCGCGGTGCATGCGCCGCCGCTGCACGGCGTTGCGCTCGCGATGCATGAGCCGCTTGGCGTGATCGGTATCGTGTGTCCTGACGAAGCGCCGTTGCTTGGCTTCGTGTCCTTGATCGCACCTGCGCTTGCGCTTGGCAATCGCGTGGTGGCCGTGCCGAGCGAAACTTGTCCGCTGATGGCGACGGATTTCTATCAGGTCGCGGAAACCTCGGATGTGCCGGGCGGCGCATTGAATATCGTGACGGGCGATGCACGCGCGCTCGCTCAGACGCTTGCACGACACGACGACGTCGACGCGCTCTGGTGCTTTCATGGCGCGGCGCTGTCGGCCATGGCGGAGCGCGAGTCGATCGGCAATCTCAAGCGCACGTTCGTCGATCAGGGCCGCGCGTTCGACTGGCACGATGCATCGAGCGAAGGCGTGCCGTTCTTGCGGCAAGCGGTGCAAGTCAAGAATATCTGGGTGCCGTATGGAGACTGA
- a CDS encoding RbsD/FucU family protein, translating to MLKNIDPLLNADILYALAAMGHGDEVVICDANFPGDSVARQTVLGKLLRIDGASAPRVVRAVLSVMPLDSFVDDPAGRMEVVGDAAALPAVQREAQSEVDRAEGRTLPFAPIERFEFYERAKKAYCVIRTGEARGYGCFIFKKGVQLAPDAPQGDA from the coding sequence GTGCTCAAGAACATCGATCCGCTGTTGAACGCCGATATCCTTTACGCGCTTGCCGCAATGGGTCACGGCGACGAAGTGGTGATTTGCGATGCCAATTTCCCTGGCGATTCCGTCGCGCGCCAGACGGTGCTAGGCAAACTGTTGCGCATCGATGGCGCAAGCGCGCCGCGCGTCGTGCGCGCCGTGCTTTCGGTGATGCCGCTCGATAGCTTCGTCGACGATCCCGCCGGCCGCATGGAAGTGGTCGGCGATGCTGCCGCCTTGCCCGCGGTGCAACGCGAAGCGCAAAGCGAAGTGGATCGCGCAGAAGGCCGCACGTTGCCCTTTGCACCCATCGAGCGCTTTGAATTCTATGAGCGCGCCAAGAAAGCGTATTGCGTCATCCGCACAGGCGAAGCGCGCGGCTATGGCTGCTTCATCTTCAAGAAGGGCGTGCAGCTCGCGCCCGATGCACCGCAAGGGGACGCATGA
- the rbsK gene encoding ribokinase: MKGSVVILGIYVTDLAFRAQRMPLLGETVAGSAFAMGPGGKGSNQAVAAARAGADVILCTRIGNDAFGNIAQATWAAEGITSRASIMDNVATGAAHIYVDENTGGNAIIVASGAAGTLGPQDVDAIEADIARAAVFVTQLEQPVPAARRGLELARKHGVTTVLNPAPALPLDDDIYPLCDYITPNETEATALTGIAVASVDDARRAADALLNKGARAAIITLGEAGALLHTKDESILVPAFQCGRVVETAGAGDGFTGGFAAALARGEGPLDAVRFGCALASISVTRPGTAPSMPRLDEINALLSERSVMQ; encoded by the coding sequence ATGAAGGGCAGCGTCGTCATTCTCGGCATCTATGTGACCGACCTCGCGTTTCGTGCGCAACGCATGCCGCTGCTTGGCGAGACTGTCGCAGGATCGGCATTCGCAATGGGGCCGGGCGGCAAGGGCTCGAATCAGGCGGTGGCCGCGGCGCGCGCCGGCGCGGACGTGATCCTTTGCACGCGCATCGGCAACGATGCGTTCGGCAATATCGCGCAAGCGACGTGGGCCGCTGAAGGGATCACATCGCGCGCGAGCATCATGGATAACGTGGCGACGGGCGCCGCGCATATCTATGTCGACGAGAACACGGGCGGCAACGCGATCATCGTTGCATCGGGCGCGGCAGGCACGCTTGGACCGCAGGACGTCGATGCAATCGAAGCGGACATCGCGCGTGCAGCCGTATTCGTCACGCAACTGGAGCAGCCTGTGCCTGCAGCCAGGCGCGGCCTCGAACTCGCGAGGAAGCATGGCGTGACGACGGTGCTCAATCCCGCGCCAGCCTTGCCGCTAGACGATGACATCTATCCGCTGTGCGATTACATCACGCCGAATGAAACGGAAGCGACCGCATTGACCGGCATCGCGGTCGCATCCGTCGATGATGCGCGCCGCGCCGCCGACGCGCTCCTGAATAAAGGTGCGCGCGCCGCGATCATCACGCTGGGCGAAGCGGGCGCGTTGCTGCATACGAAGGATGAATCCATTCTCGTGCCCGCGTTCCAATGCGGTCGCGTGGTCGAGACGGCCGGCGCCGGCGATGGCTTCACGGGCGGCTTTGCGGCGGCGCTCGCGCGTGGTGAAGGCCCGCTCGATGCCGTGCGCTTCGGCTGTGCGCTCGCGAGCATTTCGGTCACGCGGCCCGGCACTGCGCCGTCGATGCCACGCCTCGATGAAATCAATGCGCTGCTAAGCGAACGGAGCGTGATGCAATGA
- a CDS encoding ABC transporter permease → MRASKWLADRQFNFLVGVNLLVVIVATWLSHGQFLDIDNLQSMGGQLPELGLLALGIMLSMVSGNGGIDLSGVGLANLSGMVAAMVLPHLVSGDDSPALYTAVFICIVVAMGLIGGLLNGVVIAKLRLTPILCTLGTQLLFTGIAVVLSNGASVRVEYVDPLSNIGNGTFLQVPISLWIFIAAVLVLGWVLKRTPFGLRLYLMGTNPKAAFYAGIPRARMLVVTYGMCGVLASLAGLISATHTSSAKWDYGNSYLLIAILIAVMGGVNPAGGYGRIVCVFLAATVLQFLSSLFNLLGVSQFFGDCAWGFLLLASLAFAGGERVRAIFGIGGARPTTKIPPPPASTGR, encoded by the coding sequence ATGAGAGCGTCCAAGTGGCTCGCTGACAGGCAATTCAATTTTCTAGTCGGCGTGAACTTGCTCGTGGTCATCGTGGCAACGTGGCTATCGCACGGCCAGTTCCTCGATATCGACAACCTTCAGTCGATGGGCGGGCAATTGCCCGAACTGGGTTTGCTTGCGCTCGGCATCATGCTTTCGATGGTCTCCGGCAATGGCGGCATCGACCTTTCGGGCGTTGGCCTTGCGAACCTTTCCGGAATGGTCGCGGCAATGGTTCTGCCGCATCTCGTATCCGGCGACGATTCCCCCGCGCTCTATACCGCGGTGTTCATTTGCATCGTCGTGGCAATGGGCCTGATCGGCGGGCTGCTCAACGGCGTTGTCATTGCAAAGCTCAGGCTTACGCCGATTCTTTGCACGCTCGGCACGCAGTTGCTCTTCACGGGCATTGCGGTGGTCTTGAGCAACGGCGCGTCGGTGCGCGTGGAATATGTCGATCCGTTGTCGAACATCGGCAACGGCACCTTCCTTCAAGTCCCCATTTCGCTCTGGATTTTTATCGCAGCCGTGTTGGTTCTTGGCTGGGTACTCAAGCGCACGCCGTTCGGCTTGCGGCTTTATCTCATGGGCACGAATCCGAAGGCCGCCTTTTATGCGGGCATTCCGCGCGCGCGCATGCTCGTTGTGACATATGGCATGTGCGGCGTGCTCGCATCGCTGGCCGGTCTCATTAGCGCGACGCATACGTCCAGCGCCAAATGGGACTATGGCAATTCCTATCTGCTTATCGCAATTCTGATTGCGGTGATGGGCGGCGTGAATCCGGCGGGGGGCTATGGCCGCATCGTGTGTGTGTTTCTTGCCGCGACCGTACTGCAATTTCTGTCGAGCCTTTTCAATCTGCTTGGCGTGTCTCAGTTCTTCGGCGATTGCGCGTGGGGCTTTTTGCTGCTTGCATCGCTCGCATTCGCGGGTGGCGAGCGCGTGCGCGCCATCTTCGGCATCGGCGGAGCCCGGCCGACCACGAAGATTCCCCCGCCGCCCGCATCGACGGGACGTTGA
- a CDS encoding autoinducer 2 ABC transporter substrate-binding protein, translated as MKVRKLGTALTAIALAAGAIAAAQAATNETIVTVVKVTGINWFNRMDDGVKEFGKENPNITVYQTGPGRADAAQQLKIIEDLIAKKVTAIAVVPYDPPTLEPALKKAMDRGIKVVTHEADNAKNTMVDIEAFDNTAYGAGLNERLAKCMGQQGKWAVLVGSLGSRSQVQWADGGIGNAKAKYPKMDLVEPKLETNNDGERAYQVAKEVLRKHPDLTGFQGSSSLDVIGIGRAVEEAGKVGKICVYGTGLPTEAGKFLESGAINGIAFWDPKLAGIAMNKVAQMLIDGKTVQNGADLGITGYNKVTVSKGPGKGVIVRGTGWVDVDKTNYKQYPF; from the coding sequence ATGAAGGTCAGAAAACTCGGCACCGCACTGACGGCGATCGCGCTCGCCGCAGGCGCAATCGCAGCGGCTCAGGCCGCGACCAACGAGACGATCGTTACCGTCGTCAAGGTAACGGGCATCAACTGGTTCAATCGCATGGACGATGGCGTGAAAGAGTTCGGCAAGGAAAACCCGAACATCACCGTCTATCAGACCGGCCCTGGCCGCGCCGACGCCGCGCAGCAACTCAAGATTATCGAGGACCTGATCGCCAAGAAAGTGACGGCGATTGCGGTCGTGCCCTACGATCCGCCGACGCTCGAACCCGCGCTCAAGAAAGCGATGGATCGCGGCATCAAAGTGGTCACGCATGAAGCGGACAACGCCAAGAACACGATGGTCGATATCGAGGCGTTCGACAACACGGCGTATGGCGCCGGTCTCAACGAACGCCTTGCAAAGTGCATGGGGCAGCAGGGCAAGTGGGCGGTTCTCGTCGGCTCTTTAGGCAGCCGCTCGCAGGTGCAATGGGCCGATGGCGGCATTGGCAATGCAAAAGCCAAGTATCCGAAGATGGACCTCGTGGAGCCCAAGCTCGAAACGAATAACGATGGCGAGCGCGCCTATCAGGTCGCCAAGGAAGTGCTGCGCAAGCATCCGGATCTGACGGGCTTTCAGGGTTCGTCGTCGCTCGACGTGATCGGCATTGGCCGCGCGGTGGAAGAGGCTGGCAAGGTCGGCAAGATTTGTGTGTACGGCACGGGCTTGCCGACAGAGGCCGGTAAGTTCCTCGAGAGCGGCGCCATCAATGGCATCGCTTTCTGGGATCCCAAACTCGCGGGTATCGCCATGAACAAGGTTGCGCAGATGCTTATCGATGGCAAGACCGTGCAGAATGGCGCCGACCTCGGCATTACCGGCTATAACAAGGTGACGGTGAGCAAAGGGCCGGGCAAGGGCGTGATCGTGCGCGGCACCGGCTGGGTCGATGTCGACAAGACGAATTACAAGCAATATCCGTTCTGA
- a CDS encoding sugar ABC transporter ATP-binding protein, with translation MTQDTPLLEVVDIHKRFTGVYALRGVSLAFERGQIYHLLGENGCGKSTLIKIISGAQPPDQGELVIEGARHARLSPLEALSAGIETVYQDLSLLPNMSVAENVALTSELAEHAGKLARTFDRRALAQTAARALEAVGLPGDADFQKTLVEQLPLATRQLVAIARAIASEAKFVIMDEPTTSLTQKEVDNLIAVLGKLRAEGVAVLFVSHKLDECYAIGGEVIVLRDGQKMAQGPIENYTKAQISELMTGKHLSTERYRAEDEANASKIVLDVKELGRKGQFTDVSFALHEGEILGVTGLLDSGRNELARALAGVAPADTGSVTLDGMRVRLQSPADAKAQRIGYVPEDRLNEGLFLDKPIRDNVVTAMIASLRDRFGQIDRKRAQELAERTVKDLQIATPDIDKPVQSLSGGNQQRVLIGRWLAINPRVLILHGPTVGVDVGSKDIIYRIMQRLSKEGIGIILISDDLPELLQNCDRILMMKKGRVASEYRADGLSEADLYHALLSEAA, from the coding sequence ATGACCCAAGACACACCGCTTCTGGAAGTCGTCGATATTCATAAGCGCTTTACCGGCGTCTATGCGCTGCGCGGCGTGAGCCTCGCGTTCGAGCGCGGGCAGATTTATCACCTGCTTGGCGAGAACGGCTGCGGCAAGAGCACGCTCATCAAGATCATCTCGGGCGCGCAGCCGCCCGACCAGGGCGAACTCGTGATCGAAGGCGCGCGGCATGCGCGGCTCTCGCCGCTGGAAGCGCTTTCGGCGGGCATCGAAACGGTCTATCAGGACTTGTCGTTGCTGCCCAACATGAGCGTGGCAGAGAACGTGGCGCTCACGTCCGAGCTCGCGGAACACGCGGGCAAGCTCGCTCGCACCTTCGACCGGCGCGCGCTTGCGCAAACCGCCGCGCGTGCGCTAGAAGCCGTTGGCTTGCCGGGCGACGCGGATTTTCAGAAGACCCTGGTCGAGCAATTGCCGCTTGCGACGCGTCAACTCGTTGCCATTGCACGCGCCATCGCAAGCGAGGCGAAATTCGTCATCATGGATGAGCCCACGACTTCGCTGACGCAGAAGGAAGTGGATAACCTCATCGCGGTGCTCGGCAAGCTGCGCGCGGAAGGCGTCGCGGTGCTGTTCGTCAGTCATAAGTTGGACGAGTGCTATGCGATTGGCGGGGAAGTCATCGTGCTGCGCGATGGCCAGAAGATGGCGCAAGGTCCGATCGAAAATTATACGAAGGCACAGATCAGCGAACTCATGACGGGCAAGCATCTTTCGACGGAACGCTATCGCGCAGAGGACGAGGCGAATGCATCGAAAATCGTGCTGGACGTTAAGGAATTAGGACGTAAAGGCCAGTTCACCGACGTGAGTTTTGCCTTGCATGAAGGCGAGATACTGGGCGTCACCGGGCTGCTCGATTCCGGTCGAAATGAACTCGCGCGCGCGCTCGCGGGCGTGGCGCCTGCGGATACCGGCTCGGTCACGCTCGACGGCATGCGCGTGCGCCTTCAATCGCCCGCGGATGCGAAAGCGCAGCGCATCGGCTATGTGCCCGAAGATCGCCTTAACGAAGGGCTATTCCTCGACAAGCCTATTCGCGATAACGTCGTTACGGCGATGATCGCGAGTCTGCGCGACCGCTTTGGTCAGATCGATCGCAAGCGCGCCCAGGAACTCGCCGAGCGCACCGTCAAGGACCTTCAGATCGCGACGCCCGATATCGACAAACCCGTACAGTCTCTCTCGGGCGGTAATCAACAACGCGTGTTGATCGGTCGCTGGCTTGCGATCAATCCACGCGTGTTGATCCTGCATGGGCCTACGGTGGGCGTCGACGTGGGATCGAAGGACATCATTTACCGCATCATGCAGCGGCTCTCGAAGGAGGGTATCGGCATCATTCTCATCAGCGACGACTTGCCGGAACTGCTGCAAAACTGCGACCGCATTCTCATGATGAAGAAAGGCCGCGTGGCGAGCGAGTATCGCGCGGATGGCCTGAGCGAGGCCGATCTCTATCACGCGCTACTTTCAGAGGCAGCATGA